A single region of the Streptomyces sp. NBC_00425 genome encodes:
- a CDS encoding acyl-CoA carboxylase epsilon subunit — MSAGRNNPEPATEQALAQASLRILRGNPTLEEVAALATALAARARTASGGRRPHTPAGPADPTARTRRQRPGEDFRAPGAWAS, encoded by the coding sequence GTGAGCGCCGGGAGGAACAACCCCGAACCCGCCACCGAGCAGGCGCTCGCCCAGGCCTCCCTGCGGATCCTGCGCGGCAACCCCACCCTGGAGGAGGTCGCGGCGCTCGCCACCGCCCTCGCGGCCCGAGCGCGCACCGCGAGCGGCGGCCGCCGGCCGCACACCCCCGCAGGCCCGGCCGACCCGACGGCGCGCACCCGCCGGCAGCGACCCGGCGAGGACTTCAGGGCCCCCGGGGCATGGGCCTCGTGA
- a CDS encoding MFS transporter, which translates to MPTPSSVRLRIGYACGALVTGAFTTLPGLLLLPYLTDTLGVGAALAGCVVLIPKAWAVLLTPLAGRAGDRTHARRGSRRRHILTGGLGAAAGFAAMLAGVTDGAAGAAWTGLGFLLTATAFAFFQAAYAALPADLADSPRERTRLVGGRVAGIAVAALTIGSAGPAIADADGGSLAGHRWAGLFGAAVMAAGALAVAFGPAHTRPAHTRPAHTRPAAPPAPPAPPRTADGAHPARRLALLREIPAFAALLRTTALQMAATGCLLAAGPYFAEHILHDPDLTPLLVAAFVLPNLLVVPLWTRFAARHGHRAGLRTACALFAGGCLLLAAAPALPAPYAPAVLLIIGTAHAGQLLFLYAMLAETTAHDSAHTGRNRVGALSGLFSAAEALGIAAGPFLVALVALQPFGYTPSTTGQAAHQSATAQWGVLAAMSLLPALLTAAALLLLRDRRPGTPAPTIAQTTGELAQPRL; encoded by the coding sequence GTGCCCACCCCCAGCAGCGTCCGGCTGCGAATCGGCTATGCCTGCGGGGCCCTGGTGACTGGCGCGTTCACGACGCTCCCAGGGCTCCTGCTGCTCCCCTACCTCACCGACACCCTCGGCGTGGGCGCGGCCCTCGCCGGATGCGTCGTCCTGATCCCCAAAGCGTGGGCGGTGCTGCTCACCCCCCTCGCCGGCCGCGCCGGCGACCGCACCCACGCCAGACGAGGCAGCAGACGACGCCACATCCTGACCGGCGGCCTCGGCGCCGCCGCCGGATTCGCCGCGATGCTCGCGGGCGTCACCGACGGCGCCGCGGGCGCGGCCTGGACAGGCCTCGGATTCCTCCTCACCGCGACAGCCTTCGCCTTCTTCCAGGCCGCCTACGCCGCGCTCCCCGCCGACCTCGCGGACAGCCCGCGCGAACGGACCCGGCTGGTCGGCGGCCGGGTGGCGGGCATCGCCGTGGCCGCCCTGACCATCGGCTCGGCCGGACCCGCCATCGCCGACGCGGACGGCGGCAGCCTCGCCGGACACCGCTGGGCCGGCCTGTTCGGCGCCGCCGTCATGGCCGCCGGAGCCCTGGCCGTCGCCTTCGGCCCCGCCCACACCCGCCCCGCCCACACCCGCCCCGCCCACACACGCCCCGCGGCCCCGCCCGCACCCCCCGCCCCACCCCGCACGGCGGACGGCGCCCACCCCGCACGCCGGCTCGCCCTGCTGCGCGAGATCCCCGCCTTCGCCGCCCTGCTGCGCACCACGGCCCTCCAGATGGCCGCCACCGGCTGCCTGCTCGCCGCGGGACCGTACTTCGCCGAACACATCCTGCACGACCCCGACCTGACACCCCTGCTCGTCGCCGCGTTCGTCCTGCCCAACCTGCTCGTCGTCCCCCTGTGGACCCGCTTCGCCGCCCGCCACGGACACCGCGCGGGACTCCGCACGGCCTGCGCCCTCTTCGCCGGCGGCTGCCTGCTGCTGGCCGCCGCGCCCGCCCTGCCCGCACCGTACGCACCCGCCGTGCTGCTCATCATCGGCACGGCACACGCCGGCCAACTCCTCTTCCTCTACGCGATGCTGGCCGAGACCACGGCCCACGACAGCGCGCACACCGGCCGCAACCGCGTCGGCGCGCTGTCCGGACTGTTCAGCGCAGCCGAGGCCCTCGGCATCGCCGCCGGACCCTTCCTGGTCGCCCTCGTAGCGCTCCAGCCCTTCGGCTACACCCCCTCCACCACCGGGCAGGCGGCCCACCAGAGCGCCACCGCCCAATGGGGCGTCCTGGCCGCGATGTCACTGCTCCCGGCCCTGCTCACCGCCGCCGCACTGCTCCTCCTGCGCGACCGGCGCCCCGGCACACCCGCCCCGACCATCGCGCAGACGACCGGCGAGCTCGCACAACCCCGGCTTTAG
- a CDS encoding acyl-CoA carboxylase subunit beta has product MTDERPVRGAQAPPKPATTRPTSLRERTAELVALREQVARGPSEQATRAQHDKGKLTAHERLRLLFDEGTFVEIEGLRRHRATGFGLEFKKPHSDGVVIGWGRVHERTVFAYAHDFRIFGGALGEAHAAKIHKVMDLAEAAGAPVVGLCDGAGARIQEGVTALAGYGGIFTRNVRNSGVIPQISVVLGPCAGGAAYSPALTDFVFMVRGTSQMFITGPDVVQAVTGEHVTQERLGGADSHAAVSGVAGFAYDTEESCLEDVRYLLSYLPSNNRELPPPADADDPADRRCDRLLDLVPAQPNQSYDMREVIAEVVDHGEYFEVHAGWAQNVVCAFSRLDGQVVGIVANQPAALAGVLDIHASEKAARFVQFCDAFSVPLVTLVDVPGFLPGVDQEHGGVIRHGAKLLYAYCNATVPRISLVLRKAYGGAYIVMDSRSIGADIALAWPSNEIAVMGAEGAAGVIFRREIAAADDPDAVRAQKIKDYETELMHPYYAAERGLVDDVIDPADTRSRLITALSMLRSKHVPLPGRKHGNLPL; this is encoded by the coding sequence ATGACCGACGAAAGGCCGGTGAGGGGTGCGCAGGCGCCGCCGAAACCCGCGACGACCCGCCCCACCTCGCTGCGCGAGCGCACCGCCGAACTCGTCGCCCTGCGCGAGCAGGTGGCCCGCGGACCCAGCGAGCAGGCCACCCGGGCCCAGCACGACAAAGGCAAACTGACCGCCCACGAACGCCTGCGGCTCCTCTTCGACGAAGGGACGTTCGTCGAGATCGAAGGACTGCGCCGGCACCGGGCCACCGGATTCGGCCTGGAGTTCAAAAAACCGCACAGCGACGGCGTGGTCATCGGCTGGGGCCGGGTGCACGAGCGCACCGTCTTCGCCTACGCCCACGACTTCCGCATCTTCGGCGGCGCACTCGGCGAAGCCCACGCAGCGAAGATCCACAAGGTGATGGACCTCGCCGAGGCCGCCGGCGCCCCCGTCGTCGGCCTGTGCGACGGCGCCGGCGCCCGCATCCAGGAAGGCGTCACCGCACTCGCCGGATACGGCGGCATCTTCACCCGCAACGTCCGCAACTCCGGAGTCATCCCCCAGATCTCCGTCGTGCTCGGCCCCTGCGCCGGAGGCGCCGCCTACTCGCCCGCCCTCACCGACTTCGTGTTCATGGTCCGCGGCACCTCACAGATGTTCATCACCGGACCGGACGTGGTGCAGGCCGTGACCGGCGAACACGTCACCCAGGAACGACTCGGCGGCGCCGACAGCCACGCCGCCGTCTCCGGCGTCGCCGGCTTCGCCTACGACACCGAGGAGAGCTGCCTCGAGGACGTCCGCTACCTGCTGTCGTACCTGCCGTCCAACAACCGCGAACTGCCCCCGCCGGCCGACGCCGACGACCCCGCGGACCGCCGCTGCGACCGCCTCCTCGACCTCGTCCCCGCCCAGCCCAACCAGTCGTACGACATGCGCGAGGTGATCGCCGAAGTCGTCGACCACGGCGAGTACTTCGAAGTCCACGCCGGCTGGGCGCAGAACGTCGTCTGCGCGTTCTCCCGCCTCGACGGGCAGGTCGTCGGCATCGTCGCCAACCAGCCCGCCGCCCTCGCCGGCGTCCTCGACATCCACGCCTCCGAGAAAGCCGCACGCTTCGTCCAGTTCTGCGACGCCTTCAGCGTGCCGCTGGTGACCCTCGTCGACGTGCCCGGCTTCCTCCCGGGCGTCGACCAGGAACACGGCGGAGTCATCCGCCACGGCGCCAAACTCCTCTACGCCTACTGCAACGCCACCGTGCCCCGCATCTCCCTCGTCCTGCGCAAGGCCTACGGCGGCGCGTACATCGTGATGGACTCCCGCTCGATCGGCGCCGACATCGCGCTGGCCTGGCCCTCCAACGAGATCGCCGTGATGGGCGCCGAGGGCGCCGCAGGCGTGATCTTCCGCCGGGAGATCGCCGCCGCCGACGACCCCGACGCCGTCCGCGCACAGAAGATCAAGGACTACGAGACCGAACTCATGCACCCCTACTACGCGGCCGAGCGCGGCCTCGTGGACGACGTGATCGACCCCGCCGACACCCGCTCCCGGCTCATCACCGCCCTGTCCATGCTGCGCTCCAAACACGTGCCGCTGCCGGGACGCAAGCACGGGAACCTGCCCCTGTGA
- a CDS encoding 2-oxoacid:acceptor oxidoreductase subunit alpha gives MSTVNEAPAAQTATRHKDVRRLHRVVIRFAGDSGDGMQLTGDRFTSQTASFGNDLSTLPNFPAEIRAPAGTLPGVSSFQLHFADHDILTPGDAPDVLVAMNPAALKANIADVPRGAEVIVDTDEFTPRAMTKAGYATSPLEDGSLDGYRTHPVPLTTLTVQALKEFDLSRKEAERSKNMFALGLLSWMYHRPTEGTEKFLRSKFAKKPDIAAANIAAFRAGWNFGETTEDFAVSYEVAPAAQAFPAGVHRNISGNLALSYGLIAASRQADLPLFLGSYPITPASDILHELSKHKNFGVRTFQAEDEIAGIGAALGAAFGGSLAVTTTSGPGVALKSETIGLAVSLELPLLIVDIQRGGPSTGLPTRTEQADLLQAMYGRNGEAPVPIVAPRTPADCFEAALDAARIALTYRTPVFLLSDGYLANGSEPWRVPDTGRLPDLRTQFAQHPNHTLADGTEVFWPYKRDPHTLARPWAIPGTPGLEHRIGGIEKQDGTGNISYDPANHDFMVRTRQAKIDGIDVPDLEVDDPHAARTLVLGWGSTYGPITAAVRTLRAAGTPIAQAHLRHLNPFPQNLGEVLGRYDKVIVPEMNLGQLATLIRARYLVDAHSHNQVNGMPFKAEQLAAALKEAIDD, from the coding sequence ATGTCCACGGTCAACGAAGCACCCGCCGCGCAGACCGCGACCCGGCACAAGGACGTGCGACGTCTGCACCGGGTCGTCATCAGGTTCGCGGGTGACTCCGGCGACGGCATGCAGCTCACCGGCGACCGCTTCACCTCACAGACGGCCTCGTTCGGCAACGACCTGTCGACACTGCCGAACTTCCCCGCCGAGATCCGCGCCCCCGCCGGAACCCTGCCGGGCGTCTCCTCCTTCCAGCTGCACTTCGCCGACCACGACATCCTCACCCCCGGCGACGCCCCCGACGTCCTGGTCGCGATGAACCCGGCCGCACTGAAGGCGAACATCGCCGACGTCCCCCGCGGCGCCGAAGTCATCGTCGACACCGACGAGTTCACCCCACGGGCGATGACGAAGGCCGGCTACGCGACGTCCCCCCTCGAGGACGGCTCACTGGACGGCTACCGCACCCATCCGGTGCCCCTGACCACCCTCACGGTCCAGGCGCTCAAGGAGTTCGACCTCTCACGCAAGGAGGCCGAGCGCAGCAAGAACATGTTCGCGCTCGGTCTGCTGTCGTGGATGTACCACCGGCCCACCGAGGGCACCGAGAAGTTCCTGAGGTCGAAGTTCGCGAAGAAGCCCGACATCGCGGCCGCCAACATCGCCGCGTTCCGGGCGGGCTGGAACTTCGGGGAGACGACCGAGGACTTCGCGGTGTCCTACGAGGTCGCGCCGGCCGCGCAGGCCTTCCCGGCCGGCGTCCACCGCAACATCTCCGGCAACCTGGCCCTGTCCTACGGCCTGATCGCCGCCTCCCGGCAGGCGGATCTGCCGTTGTTCCTGGGCTCGTATCCGATCACGCCGGCCTCGGACATCCTGCACGAGCTGTCGAAGCACAAGAACTTCGGCGTGCGCACCTTCCAGGCCGAGGACGAGATCGCCGGGATCGGCGCGGCGCTGGGCGCGGCCTTCGGCGGCAGCCTGGCCGTCACCACGACGTCCGGTCCGGGCGTGGCCCTCAAGTCGGAGACGATCGGCCTCGCCGTGTCACTCGAACTGCCCCTGCTGATCGTGGACATCCAGCGCGGCGGCCCCTCCACCGGCCTGCCCACCAGGACGGAACAGGCGGACCTGCTCCAGGCGATGTACGGCCGCAACGGCGAGGCCCCGGTGCCGATCGTGGCCCCGCGCACCCCCGCCGACTGCTTCGAGGCCGCACTGGACGCCGCCCGCATCGCCCTCACCTACCGCACCCCCGTCTTCCTCCTCTCCGACGGCTACCTCGCCAACGGCTCCGAGCCCTGGCGCGTCCCCGACACCGGCCGACTCCCCGACCTGCGCACCCAGTTCGCCCAGCACCCCAACCACACCCTGGCCGACGGCACCGAGGTGTTCTGGCCCTACAAGCGCGATCCGCACACCCTGGCGCGCCCCTGGGCGATCCCCGGCACGCCGGGACTGGAGCACCGCATCGGCGGGATCGAGAAGCAGGACGGCACGGGCAACATCTCCTACGACCCGGCCAACCACGACTTCATGGTCCGCACCCGCCAGGCCAAGATCGACGGCATCGACGTCCCGGACCTCGAGGTCGACGACCCGCACGCCGCCCGGACCCTGGTACTGGGCTGGGGCTCCACCTACGGCCCGATCACCGCGGCCGTCCGCACGCTGCGCGCCGCCGGGACGCCCATCGCGCAGGCCCACCTGCGCCACCTCAACCCCTTCCCGCAGAACCTGGGCGAGGTCCTCGGACGCTACGACAAGGTGATCGTCCCCGAGATGAACCTCGGCCAGCTCGCCACCCTCATCCGCGCCCGCTATCTCGTCGACGCCCACTCCCACAACCAGGTCAACGGCATGCCGTTCAAAGCCGAGCAGCTCGCCGCGGCGCTCAAGGAGGCCATCGATGACTGA